A window from Drosophila gunungcola strain Sukarami unplaced genomic scaffold, Dgunungcola_SK_2 000147F, whole genome shotgun sequence encodes these proteins:
- the LOC128265695 gene encoding ABC transporter H family member 2: MSLIRKSTIPQRVKLSLTSLHDPCSRMAVRGNRTSIRRIQLAHSCLPTVASASLETKPIVGSLKKQQLVNLKEVSDNDNDNDNDAGISEGKDKDLVSLRTLLELVGGKIRQTDIKFLRFLCSDHRIIYVPCRLIYRHSETMRQRGAVEQPIKLQSISSTTLIRVIVWMHQQSEMEMASVIGGKSCANNNNTIGKGEMIASQWEKERKGNGNTNAKNNRENRSEITQNYGSNTKRKHATNPNKTNCKSTIKKRKIENDQSCSGCHTSTNNNNSEKTGPVKSIVNIKNQMCNVCNNGGKGKTIWTLENIVSETQKASECEKETNECQEENSKNMHISERQNKQSANVSESGNKTNSGNSEQDNSVGKANKNENTGYSLFAISAKKTRVSSQKLTKICETKDERNENEYIKSGRSESGVPCDLDAKKNVSGFGISLWEKQFLGNELCQLMELILAAHCLGIDALTSLAANYLNELMAQSTRSELSTMLQVSTRLAEVRQSLKNHRPLITEILSQVDHRPNHHYPARMASNSVGLKPNTRRGEGHLR, from the coding sequence ATGTCCTTAATCCGCAAGTCGACGATTCCGCAGCGGGTCAAGCTCTCGCTGACGTCCCTTCATGATCCGTGTTCTCGAATGGCGGTGCGCGGAAATCGCACCTCCATTCGTCGCATCCAGTTGGCACACAGTTGCTTGCCAACGGTGGCCAGTGCCTCATTGGAAACGAAACCCATAGTTGGTTCATTGAAGAAGCAACAGTTAGTGAATTTGAAGGAAGTTAgtgataatgataatgataatgataatgatgcTGGCATCAGCGAGGGTAAGGACAAAGACCTGGTTTCCCTGCGAACGTTGCTGGAATTGGTGGGGGGCAAAATACGGCAAACGGATATCAAATTCCTGCGCTTCCTGTGCAGCGATCATCGGATAATCTATGTGCCATGTCGCCTCATTTACCGCCACTCGGAAACGATGCGCCAACGGGGGGCAGTGGAGCAGCCCATCAAATTGCAGTCCATAAGCTCGACGACGCTGATCAGGGTGATCGTTTGGATGCACCAGCAGAGCGAGATGGAGATGGCAAGTGTAATAGGTGGGAAGAGTTgtgccaacaacaacaatacgaTAGGCAAAGGCGAAATGATAGCCAGTCAATGGGAAAAGGAAAGAAAGGGCAACGGAAATACAAATGCCaagaacaatcgggaaaatcGCAGTGAGATCACTCAAAATTATGGTTCCAACACAAAACGAAAGCATGCCACAAacccaaataaaacaaattgtaagagcacaattaaaaaaagaaaaattgagAATGATCAAAGTTGTAGTGGCTGCCATACAagcacaaataataataacagtGAAAAAACCGGCCCAGTTAAAAGtatagtaaatataaaaaatcaaatgtgTAATGTATGTAATAATGGCGGAAAAGGGAAAACTATATGGACTTTGGAAAATATTGTAAGCGAAACTCAAAAAGCTAGTGAATGTGAGAAAGAAACAAATGAATGCCAGGAAGAAAACAGTAAAAACATGCATATATCTGAAAGGCAAAATAAGCAAAGTGCGAACGTAAGCGAAAGtggcaataaaacaaatagtGGGAACAGTGAGCAAGATAATAGCGTtggaaaagcaaataaaaatgaaaatactgGCTACAGTTTGTTTGCAATCAGTGCCAAAAAAACAAGAGTTAGCAGCCAAAAGCTAACTAAAATATGTGAAACCAAAGATGAAAGAAACGAAAATGAATACATAAAAAGTGGGAGGAGTGAGAGCGGTGTGCCATGTGATCTggatgccaaaaaaaatgtatctggaTTCGGGATTAGTTTGTGGGAGAAGCAATTTTTGGGCAACGAACTCTGCCAGCTGATGGAACTCATCCTGGCCGCCCACTGTTTGGGCATCGACGCCCTGACCTCCCTCGCTGCGAACTATTTGAACGAGCTGATGGCCCAAAGTACCCGCTCAGAACTATCAACCATGCTGCAAGTGAGCACTCGTTTGGCGGAGGTGCGACAGTCTCTGAAAAACCATCGTCCGCTGATCACGGAGATCTTGTCGCAGGTCGATCACAGACCGAATCACCACTACCCTGCGAGGATGGCTTCTAATTCGGTTGGACTTAAACCTAACACCCGACGAGGAGAAGGGCATTTACGCTAA